A stretch of Rhodoferax potami DNA encodes these proteins:
- a CDS encoding sulfurtransferase, producing the protein MAYTTLISVAQLQALQASATPAVVFDCSCDLMQPAQGPAQYAESHIAGALYAHLDNNLSAKGDPEVTGAQSGGRHPLPAREKFAQWLGSVGLKNTDQVVVYDRQGANYCGRLWWMLKWLGHANVAVLDGGFQAWQAAGGAVASGEEPARTPSTFAVADALVALRSSDQVLANLGKPTQQVLDARGAPRFRGEVEPIDPVAGHIPGALNRVFSNNLGADGFFKPAAVLRAEFEALLGQRQPEHVVHHCGSGVSAVPNILAMEIAGLPGSALFAGSWSEWCNRPGFPVAQG; encoded by the coding sequence ATGGCCTACACCACCCTGATCTCCGTCGCCCAACTCCAAGCCCTGCAAGCCAGCGCTACGCCCGCAGTCGTCTTTGACTGCAGCTGCGACCTGATGCAGCCTGCACAAGGCCCGGCCCAATATGCCGAGAGTCATATTGCAGGCGCGCTCTACGCACATTTGGACAACAACTTGAGCGCCAAGGGCGACCCGGAGGTTACCGGCGCACAGTCGGGCGGGCGCCACCCGCTGCCCGCACGTGAAAAGTTCGCCCAGTGGCTGGGTAGCGTGGGCCTGAAAAATACCGACCAGGTGGTGGTGTACGACCGCCAGGGCGCCAACTACTGCGGCCGCCTGTGGTGGATGCTCAAATGGCTGGGTCACGCCAACGTGGCGGTGCTGGACGGTGGCTTTCAGGCCTGGCAGGCCGCAGGCGGTGCAGTGGCCAGCGGCGAAGAGCCAGCGCGCACACCAAGCACCTTTGCGGTCGCCGATGCGCTGGTCGCTTTGCGCAGCAGCGATCAGGTGCTGGCCAACCTAGGCAAGCCCACCCAACAGGTGCTGGATGCCCGCGGCGCGCCTCGCTTCCGCGGTGAAGTTGAGCCGATTGATCCAGTCGCTGGGCACATTCCCGGCGCCTTGAACCGGGTGTTCAGCAATAACCTGGGCGCCGATGGTTTCTTCAAGCCGGCAGCTGTGCTGCGCGCCGAGTTCGAGGCTCTGCTGGGCCAGCGCCAGCCGGAACATGTGGTGCACCATTGCGGTAGCGGTGTGAGTGCAGTGCCCAACATCCTCGCCATGGAAATTGCCGGCCTGCCGGGTAGTGCCTTGTTTGCCGGCAGCTGGAGCGAGTGGTGCAACCGGCCGGGCTTCCCGGTAGCGCAAGGCTGA
- a CDS encoding ATP-binding protein, which yields MSLLKLSLPAQRMATDVVMCVALASAGLLMTATVYDYLREADLLRSFERRNALAETVVAALDRDATATLEAVRGTALLAEMMPGMTGLQFEAYARRLQGIHSSIASLQWERFTSNGGYIFPPNRSGWTGRAAGQLEEAQKDARIVGTPIATGPFALPETSRTGVALTVPVYERVPGVAGTNRHIGFINALIDTTELSRHATFQAKSAASELLITERSEEDRNLQVYSGLSDPEHRAGHDDEGLRPEKADHLLELSFGSRNWQVLIHPVDEKAAGPLHRETLALVVGLVLTALLTFLLARSQQSRRQTEEATEQEKLLRDELLAEQSRLKEVVESTGVAIWEYDLTRRYLSVSDRWHVVSGYTREELGENVFDTWYTLVHPDDRPLITNRFATLSEVGSDRFEYEYRMRQKNGQWMWVQSLAHVVERNADGVVTKVAGINLEVTQQKEAEIRIHALNASLEAQMQEALARSEARATLGTLIASVSHEMATPMGNSMMTASTLMAQAVQFDAQLAAGNLRRSELNAFVAGVKDGNTLLMRNLERAVALLKNFRQVAADQASEQRRSFDLRQGLQEVLATLAPSLKRHSHKVHLDAPDGIEMESYPGPIGQVIINLINNAYLHAFDGMEHGEVHIKATPSTTTVTLQISDNGRGIAPETLEKMFQPFFSTRIGQGGTGLGMSIVENLVKATLGGSLEVQSTVGQGTTVTITLPLTAPQPTPEEDAG from the coding sequence ATGAGCCTGCTCAAACTCAGCCTTCCCGCACAGCGCATGGCCACCGATGTGGTCATGTGTGTGGCCTTGGCATCGGCAGGTCTATTGATGACCGCTACGGTGTACGACTACCTCCGCGAGGCGGATCTGCTGCGAAGCTTCGAGCGGCGCAATGCACTTGCCGAAACCGTAGTCGCGGCCCTGGACCGGGACGCCACGGCAACCTTAGAGGCGGTGCGCGGTACAGCGCTGCTCGCAGAAATGATGCCCGGCATGACCGGCCTCCAGTTTGAGGCCTACGCCCGCAGACTGCAGGGGATTCACTCCTCGATTGCCTCACTCCAGTGGGAGCGGTTCACCAGCAATGGTGGCTACATTTTTCCGCCCAACCGCTCGGGCTGGACCGGGCGGGCTGCCGGGCAACTGGAAGAGGCACAAAAAGACGCCCGTATTGTGGGCACGCCGATCGCGACCGGCCCTTTTGCTTTGCCGGAAACCTCCCGGACTGGCGTTGCACTGACGGTCCCTGTATACGAGCGAGTGCCGGGAGTCGCGGGCACCAACCGCCACATCGGCTTTATCAATGCCTTGATCGACACCACCGAGCTGAGCCGGCACGCCACCTTCCAAGCCAAGTCCGCAGCCTCTGAACTGCTGATCACAGAACGCAGCGAGGAAGACCGCAACCTACAGGTGTACTCCGGCCTGAGTGACCCTGAACATCGCGCAGGGCATGATGACGAAGGCCTACGCCCCGAGAAGGCCGATCACCTGCTGGAGTTGAGCTTTGGCAGCAGAAACTGGCAGGTATTGATCCACCCTGTGGATGAAAAAGCCGCCGGCCCGCTGCACCGCGAAACACTGGCCTTGGTGGTGGGGTTGGTGCTGACCGCGCTGCTCACCTTCTTGCTCGCCCGCAGCCAACAAAGCCGGCGGCAAACAGAGGAAGCTACCGAGCAGGAAAAGCTGCTGCGCGATGAGTTGCTGGCCGAACAATCCCGCCTCAAAGAGGTGGTGGAGAGCACCGGTGTGGCGATCTGGGAATACGACCTGACCCGCCGCTACCTGAGCGTGAGTGATCGCTGGCATGTGGTGAGCGGCTACACCCGAGAAGAGTTGGGCGAGAACGTTTTCGATACCTGGTACACGTTAGTCCACCCCGATGACAGGCCGTTGATCACCAACCGGTTTGCAACTTTGAGCGAAGTGGGGAGCGACCGCTTCGAGTACGAGTACCGGATGCGGCAGAAAAACGGGCAATGGATGTGGGTGCAATCACTGGCGCACGTGGTTGAGCGAAATGCCGACGGAGTGGTCACCAAAGTGGCAGGCATCAACCTGGAAGTCACCCAGCAGAAAGAAGCGGAAATCCGGATCCATGCCCTGAACGCTTCACTCGAGGCCCAGATGCAAGAGGCACTGGCCCGCAGCGAGGCGCGTGCCACCCTGGGCACCTTGATCGCCAGCGTGTCGCACGAAATGGCCACCCCCATGGGCAACAGCATGATGACGGCCAGCACGCTGATGGCGCAGGCGGTGCAGTTTGATGCGCAACTGGCCGCTGGCAATTTGCGGCGCTCGGAGCTCAACGCCTTCGTGGCGGGCGTCAAAGACGGCAATACCTTGCTTATGCGCAACCTGGAGCGCGCCGTGGCCTTGTTGAAAAACTTCCGCCAAGTGGCCGCAGACCAAGCCAGCGAGCAACGCCGCAGCTTCGATTTGCGCCAGGGTCTACAAGAAGTGCTGGCCACCTTGGCACCCAGCCTGAAGCGCCATAGCCACAAGGTGCATTTGGATGCCCCGGACGGCATCGAGATGGAGAGCTACCCCGGCCCCATCGGGCAGGTCATCATCAACCTGATCAACAACGCCTATTTGCACGCCTTTGATGGCATGGAACATGGCGAAGTGCACATCAAGGCAACGCCGAGCACCACCACGGTGACCCTGCAAATCAGCGACAACGGTCGCGGCATTGCGCCGGAGACGCTGGAAAAAATGTTCCAGCCGTTTTTCAGCACCCGCATTGGCCAAGGGGGCACGGGCCTGGGCATGTCGATCGTTGAAAACCTCGTAAAAGCCACCTTGGGTGGCAGCCTCGAGGTGCAGTCGACGGTCGGGCAAGGTACGACGGTCACCATCACCTTGCCATTGACCGCGCCCCAACCTACCCCTGAAGAAGACGCAGGGTAG
- a CDS encoding TMEM165/GDT1 family protein, whose translation MESLLVSTGVVALAEIGDKTQLLAFILAARFKKPLPIVLGILAATIVNHGLAGALGAWITSAISPEVLRWVLGASFLGMAIWTLIPDKIEDEETQIAGRFGVFGATLITFFLAEMGDKTQIATVAMAAHYAAPVMVVIGTTLGMLIADVPAVFAGDKLANKIPMKLVHSIAAAIFAVLGVATLLGAGSRFGF comes from the coding sequence ATGGAATCCCTTCTCGTCTCTACCGGTGTGGTCGCTCTGGCCGAAATCGGTGACAAAACCCAACTCCTCGCCTTCATCCTCGCGGCACGCTTCAAAAAGCCTTTGCCCATCGTGCTGGGCATTCTGGCTGCCACTATCGTGAACCACGGCCTGGCCGGTGCCTTGGGCGCTTGGATCACCTCCGCCATCAGTCCCGAAGTGTTGCGCTGGGTGCTCGGTGCATCCTTCCTGGGCATGGCGATCTGGACGCTGATTCCCGACAAGATTGAAGACGAAGAAACCCAGATTGCAGGCCGCTTCGGGGTGTTCGGCGCGACACTGATCACCTTCTTTTTGGCCGAAATGGGCGACAAGACCCAGATTGCGACTGTGGCCATGGCCGCCCACTACGCTGCGCCGGTGATGGTGGTCATCGGTACCACTCTGGGCATGTTGATTGCCGACGTGCCGGCAGTGTTTGCCGGAGACAAGCTCGCCAACAAGATCCCGATGAAGCTGGTGCACTCGATTGCGGCGGCCATCTTCGCGGTGCTGGGCGTGGCAACTTTACTGGGCGCGGGTTCCCGCTTCGGGTTTTAA
- a CDS encoding DMT family transporter, translating to MQALWMVLASFWFALMAVGIKYASNSFGTFELVFYRGLVSIVFMGIVVRASGSSLRTPVPMMHVWRSTIGVVSLGSWFYAIAHLPLATAMTLNYMSGVWVAAFVVGGALLYGKEQPQGALLGTVLMGFVGVVMTLRPTIDQNQLFAGLIGLLSGLGAALAYMQVTALGKAGEPEERTVFYFSVGSALVGAAGMIFTGVTPWSEVAWQDAAWVVPIGILASMGQWCMTRAYRKGATLVVASMQYSGIVFGVIFSLVLFGDQIPVLGWVGIAVIVSSGILATILRTRLMPHTPAEEH from the coding sequence ATGCAAGCTCTCTGGATGGTTCTGGCTTCGTTCTGGTTCGCGCTGATGGCGGTGGGCATCAAATATGCCTCCAACAGCTTCGGCACCTTTGAGCTGGTGTTTTACCGGGGCCTAGTGAGCATTGTGTTCATGGGCATTGTGGTGCGGGCCAGCGGCTCCAGCCTGCGCACCCCGGTGCCCATGATGCATGTGTGGCGCAGCACCATCGGTGTGGTGTCTCTGGGCAGCTGGTTTTACGCCATCGCGCACTTGCCCCTGGCCACTGCCATGACCCTGAACTACATGAGCGGTGTGTGGGTGGCTGCCTTTGTGGTGGGTGGTGCGCTGCTCTACGGCAAAGAGCAACCCCAGGGCGCGCTCCTGGGTACCGTGCTGATGGGTTTTGTGGGTGTGGTCATGACCCTGCGCCCCACCATCGACCAGAACCAGCTGTTTGCCGGGCTGATCGGCCTGCTGTCGGGGCTGGGCGCTGCCTTGGCCTATATGCAAGTCACGGCGTTGGGCAAAGCCGGCGAGCCCGAAGAGCGCACCGTGTTTTACTTTTCAGTCGGCAGCGCGTTGGTGGGTGCAGCCGGCATGATTTTTACCGGCGTCACCCCCTGGAGTGAAGTCGCGTGGCAAGACGCCGCTTGGGTGGTGCCAATCGGCATTCTGGCGTCCATGGGGCAGTGGTGCATGACCCGCGCCTACCGCAAGGGCGCCACGCTGGTGGTGGCCAGCATGCAGTATTCAGGCATTGTGTTTGGCGTGATCTTCAGCTTGGTGCTGTTTGGCGACCAAATCCCTGTGCTGGGCTGGGTCGGCATTGCAGTGATAGTCTCTAGCGGCATATTGGCTACCATCCTGCGAACTCGCTTGATGCCCCACACCCCAGCCGAAGAACACTGA